cgagcggcctgcggaagtctctatatcaatccactctggtgttgaagtgaacatacaacttaccggtcacacaagttccttttgtgacagctgaacgactggttaaggttttctccagcaagacgaagtcagcagaaattctttcaccagctacaagggagctgccacctgcagaggtttggtcaacagtcaatttgggtaaaaaaaaaaaaagaaatcgcgacactgaacgcaccctgttcatcggggcacctcaatgtgtgggagccgctttttgaagcctctaccgcaggtcctgaagaaatgaaattacgacaatgtgtcagtaagaggcttataataacacaaactgaagctcatccgcaccttgcagtgcagcttctgcagccatgtcacagtcactacttgaagcgacgctcagagaacctgcatatatgtgcagttggtacaagttacaaagcttgtagcatggggaaacttaaacagctctttcaaacgcataaattggtcgaacgtggaagaaaagagaaggcaccaactagaaaacaagtaatttgtgatttttggaattatcaacaatgccagctttcactgatgaaaggtatacgtacatgtgcactcaggcttgaagataacgtgaaatagccctttaaagtctttcaaaacaagttgcgcaggtcaagagcatcaaaaaatgacagaaatgcaaagctgctgttaggaaagtaatagcccacaattcacaaaatttaagactttccaagtgttacttctatagtgaggtttttccatcggctacaaagatcttcacggttaactgtcgccactgattcaatacaagtggctgctattgcacatatttgagtttcagtcaatcacttacatggtgcagctggttgcacactgggaacagccattcttgtaagccttgtgtgcccagggtccatgaaactttgagcagtaaaatgttcgctacaaaccctgtacgttgcgtacaataggctggccggcttactaaggagatcatcgcgtccagcatactgcatccatgctttcatcctgcattggcaatgaactatcagctgaaaggggaagtgcttgaatagtgattttttattgttaccctcactgagcaagtacgaacagtaagcctaaagacatgcaaaccatacaaaagctttaacacacctgccgtcccgtggtatgcggaagaaactcgtcccaggcttcttgtgggttctgccattgttgaagcaccacgatacacagcagtagctgccgtagcttggaccgccggacggcatggcatcagcgcggtctgaaaatgttagtaagtggatgcctcgctgtcaaattacgaaaaagttatgtgcacgtcataagtgtaccagcaaacccctttgaatgattagctaatcgatgcacaatacaaaaccagtgatacatctctgacccataaaactctgacttacaaagatagacgtcaagaccacgtacaaagatcttcagaagtttccaggctgctatcccttgtaatgcaatggtatcgcggcctgggaactttagaacaccttcgcgcgtacgcagtatcagcagtaaattgggaagaaaaattgtagttgaaatttgtgcagtaaaattatattggaaacgtcaaaaaattgtgggcagcttgcactagtggcacaaggctagcgaagaaacgaagatgacggccacttggctagtccaaatttacctccggcacaccaagaattattcgtgttccgagccttcgggaaacgcgttgtgaagcttgcgaagcccagcgaacgcttctcaatattttgcaccgagccagcGAGCCTATGACCtatagctgcccagctatgctcagcgcacagacgctcgcgtccgtggcagacgcagcacgcgtcgcctttgatatatactgcatacgttgcacaatgttcccgtatAGCCaccgcatagagccgcaaactttctttttagcgaacctccccgtccttacaagcttcagaaaaaggttacaactgcgtgaatgagacgccacgtaagaaacaaactcgcacacacgaagcgcaacgtgtgtgtgtgcatcattCTATGATTGTTGCATAtagtgtcttattcgcgcaggtgtaaccgtttttctgaaaaaatgacccaacaagcccaacaacatgtcattcaacaagcttcgcttgaaaacgtgcctcacctgttatctcacgcacgaaaacgccgacgcagccgacgttgacgaaagcgacgaaagcttcccgctgtcagtcatgcatgggcttgtcgctgggtgggtggtgtttatgacagtacggctgaagaaaaataatcacgtaaggtgtgttgaataaattgtttttatgtataaaaaacataccaaatttgggcgtataattattattttgtaaaaacaattctgttgcattgattataactgtgttttttttttttgcgcttgcgctctctgacgtttggtgagagcacttgttcgttacgtagtcgtgacgcacttcctgaggccaggtttcacggagtgtcctctcttgtcttttcctttctctatgggaccggcgcctggcgtcgcaaagctgtcgtggcgcgtcgaaatgaacgccggcgagcacgcgccctacgtcacgtcgaaatgtattggcgccttgactgtggcataatcatgttctcacataacaagcatctcatgattatcatgtttgcaccggtcacataccttcggcatccattgacgctacgtaacaccaaatttggcatgtgtgaagctagcgaaacggccgcgagcgcatcatgagtgcggcatgtagtcatgttgttacatgacacgcatgtcgtgattatcatgcttgtatgtgtcttttacctatgttgtccattcgcgtcacgtaataccgagttcgatacatgtgaagctagcgaaacggccgcgagcgcatcatgagcttggcatgtagccatgtggttacatgacacgcatgtcatgattttcttgttggggtgtgtcgcttgtgttcgccatgcaatcatgccataccgtaccagttttgcaacatgctatgtgaacggaaccaccgcaagagctgcagaatcgtataatgtaaaccatgacatcaTGACATacgtttcatgattttcatgttacgactagtaaaatatgttcttcgtacagtcacattatgccacaccaagtttggtatcgatgccattatcgaaacggtcaggagagctaagtgtcacaggcggctagatagatagatagatagatagatagatagatagatagatagatagatagatagatagatagatagatagatagatagatacgctcgaagtcgccgaagttcgctaagaaatgcttcgcatttaataaaagaCATAAATGAAGGCAGGTGTGCTATACATTGGCAATAAGGGAGTGCTGTAACTTTCTTAGCAGTGTATTCAACTGTGTTGTACTGGTTAGGTTGCAGTCAAGGTTATTTGGAAGAGATGTACCTTGAAagctttgtgcaggttgaccgtAATTAGTAGTTATGTTAGCCTGGATAAAACGACGACGCGATACATTCATAGCAGTGCGGGGTGCACCTAACATGCCCCAAACTGATTTCCTCGTTTCTCAGAATTGTAAGACCCGACGTCAACGACGTTTAACACGCTGTATGCAGCTGACGAAACTAAACTGTGCTCGCGTCGCCGTcgcctcgtagaagaaagcgcgCGCTGCATCCGTCTGCTGGGAAAAGCGAGGTTTTTGAAGAAGCGAAGGCCCTCACATCACACACGCGGAATGGCCCGTGTTTACAAATGGGATTACAGAAACGGCTACCAATTGTTAAAATTAGTTTGCTAAAGAATAATTGACCGACGGTTGTATAACTTGGTCCATATCACCATGGTACCAACGAGAGCACATGTTCAAAGTTTTACTGAAATCGGTGAATATGGAAAAAACGCCGGTATTTTCCTTCGAAAGCTTCGGTTTCTCAGTCCGGCTCTCGAAACTTCAGGAGACCCACCAACAGTCTTAGGGCCATGGTCTTCCAGTACCGCCGTGAGCCCGGCCAGCAACTGCGGCAGATCCCCCTTTGGTGGGTGTATGAAGGAGTTCCctaggaccaaataaagtttatttcgccTTCATTGAGGAAGCCAGAACCAAAGCTCTAGCGtgcttccacaaaaaaaaaaaaagtactcacgTTTACCGATATATTTCAGATTTACCTTGCAGAAATGAATACTGTTGTAGTTGTAATGATACTGAAACAGTTGCGCGAAACTGCAGGTAAGGTACAGTTATTGCTCACAATGcaagaatgcttttctttttttttcagtaattgcactgcaacactttttagcCCTCCTGCTTTCCAAGGAAAAATGGCATTCGTGACGTCAGTGTATGGCCGCAAATGCGCTCTTTATGTCTCCGAGCGAAATATACCCGTAATTGTAGTACACTTAGCTATAGAAAGGTTTTCCCAATGATGATTtaatctacacacacacacacacacacacatatatatatatatatatatatatatatatatatatatatatatatatatatatatgaaataatttttctaCACGACCACGTACCAGTAAAAGACGGGTCATTATTTTTCTACACGACCACGTAACAGTAAAAGACGGGTCATTAGCTACTAAAGTTTACAAAAAGCCTACGGACAGGCAGCACTACCTTCATTTCGATAGCTGTCACCCTCGTCACTGCAAGACATCCATCCCGTACTCCCAGGCTCACCGATTCAAAAGAATTTGCTCCCGTTTCGAAGACTTTGAGGCCAATGCAGAGAACTTGCGCAAGATACTTTCAAAACAACATTATCCTCCTTCCATAGTCAACGACGCCATACACAAAGCGCCAAACCTAGATCGCCAGCAGCTACTTGACCAGCACAAAGAATTGAAACAAGAGGGACGAAAAAACTTGGTTTTAACATTTAGTAGCAACCCCCCTAACGTAAACGAAATTCTAAAGAGACACTTTTAACATCTTACAACATAGTGAACGGTTCTCAAAAGTTTTCCCTTCCCCTCCACGAGTGGTATAGAGATGCCCCAAAAACATTAAAGATTATCTTGTCCGGTCAAAAACAATAAAACGTCTATAACTGGATGTAAACCATGTGGCGAAGCCCGCTGCAAGGTGTGCAAACACATACAGGTAAccaacgttgctgaaagcacacaATCCGATTTCAAGTACTTCATTAATTCAAACCTTAACTGTGACAGCTCCAACGTATTATACCTCCTCGAGTGCGGAAGATGCGATATTCAATACATAGGACAGACTGACACAGCCTTTCGCATCCGCTTCACTAACCACCGTGCACATATTCATTCACTTCCGGACCTGCATCTGTCTCGGCATATTAACTGCGGAAACCACCCATTTGATTCCATAAAGGTCACACTCTTACAAAGCGGTTTCTCtagcacaagggaacgtgaacaGCGCAAATCATACATGATTTATAAATTTAATACATTAAAAGCTGGTCTAAATAACACTCCAGGCATACTTTCTTCAATTCGCGCTCTGGAAGATTCAGGATAATATTTATCGTGACCAAAGGATAAATTTTGGTTTTCTGtttctacttctttttctttttttctttttctctttttttggttTCCTTAATTATCATTTGGTTTTCTTCTGATTTCGCCCAGAGGACGTGTTCAGGCGTGCGGCTTGGGCACGCGCATTCCGAGAAAGGTGCGCCACAGTAGAAGAATCCTTaaccccccccgccccccccccccctcaaagtaATCACTCACCAGACAACCAAGTAAAATGACACATTTCAACCCCCGAGGTACggtggctagaattctagccaccctacccgAGGTAACAATGTGAAAAACAACCTCCAGTATATATTTATTATGCTTGAGCCACAGACATGAGATCGTAGCTGCCTGGCATGTACCTATCCTTCACGTGCGCAGCTTTGACACGCGTAGCCCttgtttgttgttcttctctctttttctctgtttttaatTTATCACATCGTTCTGACGTAGCCCTCCTCACCAGGCTTCAAGAGCAACTACGGAGGGGGAGAACAGGTGGAACGCGACAGCGACAATGATCGCAAGGAATATACTTTGGTATTCTTTACAAGCAACGGGGAAAGCTGATGAGAGGTGAATCTGAGAAGTCAAACTTTTTATCACTGGAGTTTGCTTAATTTAGCCACCTAGACCAAAAAACTTGCTGTGGTTGTATGTTGTTTgaccactcgttttttttttttttgacaaaatgCACCTGCCAATAATAGTACGCACACGTGGTCGTTTGACTACTTATCAGTGTATAATGGGTGGTATTGCCACTGGCCCAGGTGCGTTTTTCGTTAAATGCACGTGCTATGCGTAGTGCGCACACGTGGCCGTGTGGCTGCTTATCAGTGCACGATGGGTAGTTGGGCCACTGgtatatgtatatttttctttttctctctctctctctaggctGGACGATGGCATAAAAGCGCGTCGGAGCCTACTAAATtttgtctgatgaagatcggtcgcCAATCGAAACGTCGCCAATAAAAGGATTTTTAGAGGCATACACTTattttttccttatatatatatatatatatatatatatatatatatataatgttcaagtatatcctccgtgagcggtcacaacgtggtttattttgacgtttcggcctagagtctggccttcgtcaggattgaaggtacagtttgttgatgCTCAGCTTTATATAATTTCAAATCAGAGGGAGTgacagaaaaagagaagaaaagaaagaaaaaaagggaaaaagaatataaggtggactccccccccccccggcggctcccttccacttttccttccacttccccctccatctctctcccttttctccttttcacctttttgaTGTCTGAGGTCTGTGTCAAATTGGCGACATATAATTTTTGGCTTGGGTTCAGGCGGGTTTTGAGAAAACTGATTTGGATTGATTCTTACTAAAAATTACTCTTTGGGTACAGTTTTTATGGGGTGGTTTGATGCGACACCATGGTGTTACAACAAATAATGAACGAGCAAATATGTTGCAAAGAAGGCATCTTACAACATGCATGCAGACTAGTATAAGCATGACGTGATGACCCACTCAAGGTTGCTCTCAGTGTAATAAGTTAAGATTCCCATGATTTTTCAGGCTTAGTGCTTAAAAGCTCGTGTTTGGACATAGCTGAAATTTTATTTTGAGGAAATCAGGAGTGAGGGGGGCAGTATAAACACTATGTACATACAAATGTGAGTGTACATGATCTCACACATTCAAACTGAATCATTTTTAAATGTTTCAAACATATCCTTTAGCTTGTTTGTGGTCTGTAGCATAGGCAATATGGGAAGGAATGAAGCATTACTAGTGATGTGTGGATTTGCATTGAGTATGTGAATGCACGCTCAATTGACCTTTAGCACAGTGGCTTGGCTGCTGTGGCTTTATAACAACACAGAGTCTTAAATTGTTTTTATAGTGCTGATGGGGCCGCTTCCATTATACTTGTTTATATAAATAGCTTACTGTAAAACATGCTCACAGTATCACATTTACATGCAACGTATTCTGCACTGTTTTAAAGGGATGCCCAAGAACTGCGAGTCTGTACTATAACCCAAGAACAACGTGACATGTTTTCCTGTGTACCCTATGCTATATCCTGTGCAAGCTGCTAATAAACTACCTTGTGTAATGCAACCGTTATCATCTTTCATTAGAGGATGCAAAAGTTATTCAGACAAAATTAATGAATTGATTGCTCATACCTTGCAGAAGTTTGCAATTAGTATGATAGCACATGTGGCTCAATGTTCTATCCTATGTCATTTGTTGCAAGCTTTCATCTCATTGTCCATTTAAGCAGCTTGCTAGAAGACATGCACATGTGCTAGAAGGTACACCTTTTTTTCTATGACACCACTGAACCCATTTTAAATTTTAATCAGTGTGTTATCTTGGTTTAGTTTAgaataaaatacagatactgggAAGCTGTGCATCTCATTtcattttatatattttttagcaAGTGGTGTCCTTTTGACACTTTATCACTGTCCTATACATTTTTTGAATAAAATGTAGTGGCAGATGGTCAGCCACCAGGACATTGTTTTGTAGGTTTTGGTGCCCCCTCTGCACTTGTAATGCTTTATACTCAATAAATGCATGAATGAAATTTGGCAATATGCATCACCACTGTGAGAAGAAGAAATACCACAGGTTGATTTTTATCTACTGCTATTTGTTCTCACAGTGGTgacattaaaaagcaataattaaaATCAATATTGAATTTTTATAAGGATGCTGTGATAGTCTGGTTCAAGACAAGGGAAAAGAGCAAGATGTATATTTACTGCAGATCAAAACAGACTTCTTTTTCAGTAACGGGGTTTTTCTGAAGCAAAATTTTCTAGTGAAACAACAGCTACAGATAGAGTATTTCACATATTACAAAAGTAATAACACTGCAAGTAATCATCTTCTTGGGGTGTTCATGAGTATGTTGAGCCATTTCTGTTCTGCTCTATGGCAACAGACTGCCACAGACAGACAAAATGTCTCATCAGACTGACTCAAGAATGGCTTGCAATTTGCTAATGATGCTTCAGTATTACAAGAGCAATATGAGAGAGACTCATGTTATCAGCAGAAAACACTTCATTTTAGCAGCAGAAAACAATTAGTGATCTACCCACTACATTTACATTAATACCACAGGTGACAGAACGAAACGGCTCGATTGGCTGGTACAGCATGACTGATATTTGATTTTAGGATGACACAACGAAAACATTAGCATGCCACTGCCCCATGTCAACTCCACACGTCACATCATGTTTACCCTGTAGTCAGTGGAAAGAGGCTGTGCATACACATCTTATGCTTAGTAGGGCAAGGCATACATAGTTGATGCAGCCCAGTGGCAAAGCCAGGGGTTGGCGCACCGGGCTCACACACTCTTCTGTTTTTCGTATATTTTCCCTCCGTAGTATACAGAGTGCAAAATGACGCTCGATCACATCCATGAACCGGGCCCCACTTAAGATCATAGTGGTGCCCCTCCTCCAATTCcacgcccacacacacaaaaaaaaatctgcctacacCCCTATGGCAGCCCACACACATTCTGGTGCTCACTTCAGTGTTGTCAATCGTTACCATTACCATGTGTACACATAATGTGAAGGCACACATTAAATGCACatgcttacaaaaaaaagtgctgaagctCAAGCACTTTCACACCAGTCAGAATTCAGGATAATGGGGCATATTTTGCAAGATAGTCTATACTGGTTAAATTGGCAGCCAAAAAGGAAGACATCACAAATTGTATCACAAGTTCCCCCGAGGACAGCTAGTTAAAGCCAAGGCCATGCCTTGTGCCAATAGAATGGTCTTGCACAGCGAATTACACTACGTTGTGGCTGTTTTTGTTTACATAGCCAGAGTTAAAGTGAAAAGAAGTATTCTTGTCTCTTCTGAAGCCTTACACATTTCAACACATTTACACTTTCAGCAAGGTTTCTTTGCAAGAACCTTAAAATTCATGTTGCAGAAGTGACAAATGATTTGAATTTACTAATACAATCATACCCCAAAATGACTGATAGCTGCAAATGTGTCTCAGAAGGAGAcgttgtgcacagctcaactgatCAAAGAGGGAATGCCTTAGATGCTGCCCATGATTTACTGCATTTGGCACTCTGCGCCAGCTAGCAGAGTATGAAATGAAGGAATTCAGGCTACCGAGAAGAGACTGAGATATTGAGTGATGAGAAAGAAGGTTTACCTTAGAGTGAGCACAAATATGCGTCAGTGAACGAGATTCATGGTTTCATTATCGTCcaaaaagaaaaatgcatttCATTCTAACATGCCTTTCCCTGGACTACTGTGAACATAGCCAAACAGAAGATTTCCTGCTAACAATTACTCAAACGGAAGAAAAAGGAAGCTGAAGCaccaaaaatttgtcgcacatCATCCACAGAACATTCAAGTGGGTGGAGAAACCTAATATTCTGAAGTGAACACCTGGTTATGACATCATGTTAGTCCATGTAACATTGAGGCTGTGCCAGGGTATGTAATTAACCATATTGCCAATAGGAAAAGATGATGAGGTGAGCAACAGGAATGTAGAAGTGAATGGGTTGTAGCAAATAAATTGTGAAACCTTCAGATGAGTTAAAATAACACCGATGTTTGTGGTGTCATTTTTTACGTACACCAACAAAAAATGCAGACATGTGTTTTCGACAGCAACAAGGTGTCTTGAATAAAGTGTAAACACACATTATGCTTCACATTTGGATTCTTTAAAAACAAGCTATAGCGCCTCTCATAGGAAGCATGACTACTTGATATGCACATACATTTAATTTCAGCTTTAATGAATATATCACCAATGCTAAACACTTTTTCTAGGCTGAAATTTCAATCACTTCAATACTTGTCTAGCTCATTGTGACACGTTATAGAGCAAAAGATAACTTGTATAGAGCAAAGTAAAGAGCGCGTCAGCAAGCCGCGCACAACGATATACACCAGCGCCCAATCATAAACATTACTGACCAGTCAATTCCTTCAGCTATTTGTAAATAGCATCGCGGTATCGCAGCGTGCAATGCCGCTGTCACTGTAGGCCTTTTCTTCATTGTAATACAAAGCGTTTGTGCGTGTTTGCGCCCACATTCCTACTAGCTGTAAAAGATTGCCGTCGCGCCAAATGCAACTCGAACGATACGAGCTGTAAGCGgtaacgacgacgacaacaacaaaaagggaGCGCGTAATTAGCCTCGAACACAGATGACTGCGGCGACGCAACACTTGCGGCCGGAAAACTCGTGAAAATACAACAGCCTCAGTTTCATGATAAACGCGGCAGCTTGAACCAACGCATTCAAGAAATTCTCAGCGTCATCTGCTGTTGATGATGGTTGCCGACCTCGATAACTGAACCTCCGCCAAATGGTTACCAGCCTCACCAGCGTCGCATCGTCGAACCAGAGTGCGCATCAGAGCCGCTCATGCGGCTAGCGCTTGTGTTGCATTTTGGCGCCGGGCCGCCATTTCGCTCTCCGTTGGCGGGCGGCAGGGGTCCCGCCACGTGCGTAGCGGGTGTGCAGCTAACGCGTGTAAGGGCTCTTATGCCTCGTTCACACTGAAATATACGGTGACCGAAATTCCcgtgccgccgaaacgcagcgtcgttcgcactggacgcgccccgcgccgccgaatatgctaTTCACCATGGGGCGAATGCTGGacggatgcgctgtcacccggtcgTTGTCACttctcgcaaacgctactacgctatccggtggtgtatacttcaacaattctcgtacgcaagaagcaagaaaagacagtactgcttactttgctggcaagcggctgtcttgtaatgcacgaagagcagaaaaaccaccgacgccagcggcgttggtggattcgttttgctctgcaagaccgcaacaagctcggtaacgccaacagcaagctcagTCACTTATTTCACGAAATATGGAGGCGAAGTGGGCACAGAgtgggttaaactcccgttgctttcaacattcagttacgtgcactgcggcataacaagtgagtagggcttggccgccatttttcaaaattccttgactagcgctcctattggtccgtggtgaccgattcggcggcagacgccgcaaaaatcggtccgagagcgatcggcgcggagagggccctttcggcggatctcgccgccgccgaaccagattcggagcactttcggcggccggaatgctcagtgtgaacgcggccttaatcttgaaatttgacccgtttCCGTGGCGCGTAGTGTTGcgaatttcggcagacgggatcatgaacgcctcgtctacgcattgcgcttgtcagctcaaaattctcaaacttggtgagtggccctttaaccacctcgagttcatggtatatactagttcactgtattcttggcactgcggcccaacactcgtcaaacctttctaaaaccaaggaggttacgcccagcgagcataacgtagcaacctattcttgtcagacagtgctcattgtacatgccaatggctgctaatggggaatgaaaaaCAAGacaatttggcttttagttaacgcgcacgctgcgaattttttattgttcaacaatgcaccggagaaatctcccaccggcaccaccttgcaggtcaaagcgtaagacatgttacgtactacgacgagggtcgaacgggtgccgctttaaggagcttccccCTAAAAAGCTATTAGCTCTCTCGAGCGTTGCAATAAGCTATAGAATTACGTTTTTTTAATAAGCCGTGGAGGCTTATCGAGCACGTTTACTGCAAAGCACGTAAACTTTCTGGATAGCATTgtcatatgcgaagcatttttcatgGTTGCCATTGTTGATATAACTGCAAGTCTTCGACACGTCGAAATGATATCACCATACTGACGTGAAATAAAGGTGCCACGAGTCATTGAGCCAACGATCGAGCAT
Above is a window of Rhipicephalus microplus isolate Deutch F79 chromosome 1, USDA_Rmic, whole genome shotgun sequence DNA encoding:
- the LOC142796954 gene encoding uncharacterized protein LOC142796954 isoform X2 → MPSGGPSYGSYCCVSWCFNNGRTHKKPGTSFFRIPRDGRMKAWMQYAGRDDLLSKPASLLYATYRVCSEHFTAQSFMDPGHTRLTRMAVPSVQPAAPCSLSVASSSDCDMAAEAALQGPAVEASKSGSHTLRCPDEQGGSSLVAGERISADFVLLEKTLTSRSAVTKGTCVTGKLYVHFNTRVD